A window of the Microvirga terrae genome harbors these coding sequences:
- a CDS encoding trypsin-like peptidase domain-containing protein — translation MLDKVSTPARKRTAKWLGAAAVAAIIAGGAVESGLVAPTPAHAELRSMAQPVQSVPSFADVIDRVKPAVVAVKVKVQNVADRNNNDDDEDGQQFSMPDLPPGHPMERFFRQFRDQMPGRGDRGPRQERPRHFGQALGSGFFISGDGYVVTNNHVVENGSAVEITMDDGKTLDAKVIGTDPKTDLALLKVEGNDFPYVRLAPQKARIGDWVMAIGNPFGLGGTVTAGIVSAQHRDIGSGPYDDYIQIDASVNKGNSGGPTFNLAGEVVGVNTAIFSPSGGNVGIAFAIPASTVESVVSSLKDKGSVTRGFIGVQMQPVTKEIAEAIGLKEPKGALVAEALKDSPAAKAGIRTGDTIVAVDGEPIKEAKDLSRKVAGVAPGKSLSLTLWREGKERTVTLEVGAQPKGA, via the coding sequence ATGTTGGACAAGGTTTCCACCCCCGCCCGCAAGCGCACCGCAAAGTGGCTCGGCGCAGCGGCCGTGGCCGCGATCATCGCGGGCGGCGCCGTCGAGAGCGGTCTGGTTGCTCCCACGCCCGCCCATGCCGAACTGCGCTCGATGGCGCAGCCGGTCCAGAGCGTCCCGTCCTTCGCCGACGTGATCGACCGGGTCAAGCCTGCCGTCGTGGCCGTGAAGGTCAAGGTGCAGAACGTCGCCGACCGCAACAACAACGACGACGACGAGGACGGCCAGCAGTTCTCGATGCCCGACCTGCCCCCGGGCCATCCGATGGAGCGCTTCTTCCGCCAGTTCCGCGATCAGATGCCCGGCCGCGGCGATCGTGGTCCGCGCCAGGAGCGTCCGCGCCACTTCGGCCAGGCTCTCGGCTCCGGCTTCTTCATCTCGGGCGACGGCTATGTGGTGACGAACAACCACGTGGTCGAGAACGGCTCCGCGGTCGAGATCACCATGGACGACGGCAAGACCCTCGACGCCAAGGTGATCGGCACCGACCCGAAGACCGACCTCGCCCTGCTGAAGGTCGAAGGCAACGACTTTCCCTATGTCCGCCTGGCGCCCCAGAAGGCCCGGATCGGCGACTGGGTGATGGCGATCGGCAACCCGTTCGGCCTCGGCGGCACGGTGACGGCCGGCATCGTGTCGGCCCAGCACCGCGACATCGGCTCGGGCCCGTACGACGACTACATCCAGATCGACGCCTCGGTGAACAAGGGCAACTCGGGTGGCCCGACCTTCAACCTGGCCGGCGAGGTGGTCGGCGTGAACACGGCGATCTTCTCGCCGTCGGGCGGCAATGTGGGCATCGCTTTCGCGATCCCGGCGAGCACGGTCGAGAGCGTGGTGTCGTCACTGAAGGACAAGGGCTCCGTGACCCGCGGATTCATCGGCGTGCAGATGCAGCCGGTGACCAAGGAGATCGCCGAGGCGATCGGCCTCAAGGAGCCCAAGGGCGCTCTCGTGGCCGAGGCCCTGAAGGACAGCCCCGCCGCCAAGGCCGGCATCCGGACCGGCGACACGATCGTGGCCGTCGACGGCGAGCCGATCAAGGAAGCGAAGGATCTGTCCCGCAAGGTGGCGGGCGTCGCTCCCGGAAAGTCCCTGTCGCTCACCCTCTGGCGTGAGGGCAAGGAGCGGACCGTGACCCTCGAGGTCGGGGCTCAGCCGAAGGGCGCATGA
- a CDS encoding cytochrome c-type biogenesis protein, with protein MRFVLALLAALALAGPVLAVQPDEVLKDQALEKRARDISAGLRCLVCQNQSIDDSDAQLAKDLRLLVRERLVAGDTDAQVRDFLVQRYGEFVLLKPTFRGHTLLLWLTPALVLVLGGIGAYAAMKRRPRPAAALDAQEQKALEDLLKRDQGA; from the coding sequence ATGCGTTTCGTGCTCGCTCTCCTCGCGGCTCTCGCGCTCGCCGGTCCGGTCCTCGCCGTGCAGCCGGACGAGGTGCTGAAGGATCAGGCCCTGGAGAAGCGGGCGCGCGACATTTCAGCGGGCTTGCGCTGCCTCGTCTGCCAGAACCAGTCCATCGACGATTCCGACGCGCAGCTCGCCAAGGATCTGCGGCTCCTGGTGCGAGAGCGCCTGGTGGCGGGCGACACGGACGCCCAGGTGCGCGACTTCCTGGTGCAGCGCTACGGCGAGTTCGTGCTGCTCAAGCCCACGTTCCGAGGGCACACCCTGCTGCTCTGGCTGACGCCTGCGCTCGTTCTGGTCCTCGGCGGCATCGGGGCCTACGCGGCCATGAAACGCCGCCCGCGGCCCGCCGCCGCACTCGACGCGCAGGAGCAGAAGGCGCTCGAGGACCTGCTCAAGCGCGATCAGGGGGCCTGA
- a CDS encoding heme lyase CcmF/NrfE family subunit — protein MLVEAGHFALALALGLSLIQFVVPLWGARANDPVLMAVAPAGALAVLACIAFSFLALTLAYVNSDFSVLNVVQNSHSAKPLIYKISGVWGNHEGSMLLWVLILSLFGAVVAVARNVPMRLQANTLAVQALITIAFLLFILTTSNPFARVFPAAPEGQDLNPLLQDPGLAIHPPLLYIGYVGFSISFAFACAALIDGRIDAVWARIVRPWTLGAWAFLTLGIAMGSYWAYYELGWGGWWFWDPVENASLMPWLAGTALLHSTVVMEKRDALKVWTILLAILTFSLSLLGTFLVRSGVLTSVHSFAVDPERGTFILGILILFIGGSLALFAWRAPMLRQGGLFAPVSREGALVLNNLFLATACATVFIGTLYPLALEVLTGEKISVGAPFFNFTFLPLIVPLLLLLPLGQTLAWKRGNFLGTAQRLYAVFGVSLVATVALFALQHGGPVAAPLGVGLGVYLVLGSLNEILTRSWSRGTPLAVAWRKASGLPRSAWGTAIAHAGVGLTVIGIAATAWGVEAIGSLRVGERLRAGDYEVRLERIIPRVEANYREDVAILTVMGAGRELGTIETMKRLYVTRGMPTTEAGILTTGLGQVYASIGEVQADGSIGMRLYHKPLVLLIWIGSLVMAAGGALSLTDRRLRIGAPARAKIAPPAAVPAE, from the coding sequence GTGTTGGTCGAGGCCGGACATTTCGCACTCGCGCTGGCGCTTGGGCTGTCCCTGATCCAGTTCGTCGTGCCGCTCTGGGGCGCGCGCGCCAACGATCCCGTGCTCATGGCCGTGGCGCCGGCGGGCGCGCTCGCCGTGCTCGCCTGTATCGCGTTCTCGTTCCTGGCCCTGACCCTGGCCTACGTGAACTCCGACTTCTCGGTGCTCAACGTGGTCCAGAACTCCCATTCGGCGAAGCCGCTGATCTACAAGATCTCCGGCGTGTGGGGGAACCATGAGGGCTCCATGCTGCTCTGGGTGCTGATCCTGTCCCTGTTCGGCGCCGTGGTGGCGGTTGCACGAAACGTCCCGATGCGGCTGCAGGCGAACACGCTCGCCGTTCAGGCCCTGATCACCATCGCGTTCCTGCTGTTCATCCTCACCACGTCCAATCCGTTCGCCCGCGTCTTCCCGGCGGCCCCCGAGGGGCAGGATCTCAACCCGCTGCTGCAGGATCCGGGCCTCGCGATTCATCCGCCGCTGCTCTACATCGGCTATGTGGGCTTCTCGATCTCCTTCGCGTTCGCGTGCGCGGCCCTGATCGACGGTCGCATCGATGCGGTCTGGGCCAGGATCGTGCGTCCCTGGACGCTCGGCGCCTGGGCGTTCCTGACGCTGGGCATCGCCATGGGGTCGTACTGGGCCTATTACGAACTCGGCTGGGGCGGCTGGTGGTTCTGGGACCCGGTGGAGAATGCCTCGCTCATGCCGTGGCTCGCCGGCACCGCGCTCCTGCATTCCACCGTCGTGATGGAGAAGCGCGACGCGCTCAAGGTCTGGACCATCCTGCTCGCGATCCTGACCTTCTCCCTGTCGCTGCTCGGCACCTTCCTGGTCCGCTCGGGCGTGCTCACTTCGGTGCATTCCTTCGCGGTCGATCCGGAGCGCGGCACGTTCATCCTCGGGATCCTGATCTTGTTCATCGGCGGCTCGCTGGCGCTCTTCGCCTGGCGCGCGCCCATGCTCCGGCAGGGCGGCCTGTTCGCGCCCGTGTCGCGGGAGGGCGCGCTCGTCCTCAACAACCTCTTCCTCGCCACCGCCTGCGCGACCGTGTTCATCGGCACGCTCTACCCGCTCGCGCTCGAAGTGCTGACCGGCGAGAAGATCTCGGTCGGGGCGCCGTTCTTCAACTTCACCTTCCTGCCGCTGATCGTGCCGCTGCTGCTGCTGCTGCCGCTCGGCCAGACGCTGGCCTGGAAGCGCGGCAACTTCCTCGGCACGGCCCAGCGCCTTTATGCGGTGTTCGGCGTCTCGCTGGTGGCGACAGTCGCCCTGTTCGCGCTCCAGCACGGCGGGCCGGTGGCCGCGCCGCTCGGGGTCGGGCTCGGCGTCTACCTGGTTCTCGGCTCCCTCAACGAAATCCTCACGCGGTCCTGGTCCCGGGGCACGCCGCTTGCCGTCGCCTGGCGCAAGGCCTCCGGCCTGCCGCGCTCCGCCTGGGGCACGGCGATCGCGCATGCGGGCGTCGGCCTGACGGTCATCGGCATCGCCGCGACGGCCTGGGGCGTGGAAGCCATCGGCAGCCTGCGGGTCGGCGAGCGGCTCAGGGCGGGCGATTACGAGGTGCGCCTCGAACGCATCATTCCGCGCGTCGAGGCGAACTACCGGGAGGACGTCGCCATCCTGACGGTCATGGGGGCGGGCCGGGAGCTCGGCACGATCGAGACCATGAAGCGGCTCTACGTGACGCGCGGCATGCCGACCACGGAGGCCGGCATCCTGACCACGGGCCTCGGTCAAGTCTATGCCAGCATCGGCGAGGTGCAGGCGGACGGGTCGATCGGCATGAGGCTCTACCACAAGCCGCTCGTCCTGCTGATCTGGATTGGCTCCCTCGTAATGGCGGCCGGCGGCGCGCTGTCCCTGACGGACCGGCGGCTGCGCATCGGGGCTCCGGCGCGTGCGAAGATCGCGCCGCCGGCTGCGGTCCCGGCGGAGTAG
- the ccmE gene encoding cytochrome c maturation protein CcmE, with translation MTRKQRRLTLIGVAGCVLAIALGLVLYAMNDTIVFFNSPADIQAKNVQPGTRIRLGGLVKEGSVQRGSDQQITFEVMDAQAAIQVSYKGLLPDLFREGQGVVAEGVLVGPGAFRADSVLAKHDENYMPREVADTLKKQGHWMGEANAAPKTQ, from the coding sequence ATGACGCGAAAACAACGCCGCCTCACTCTCATCGGTGTCGCAGGATGCGTCCTGGCGATCGCGCTCGGCCTCGTGCTCTACGCCATGAACGACACGATCGTGTTCTTCAATTCGCCGGCCGACATCCAGGCGAAGAACGTGCAGCCCGGGACGCGCATCCGCCTCGGCGGCCTCGTCAAGGAGGGCTCCGTGCAGCGCGGCTCCGACCAGCAGATCACCTTCGAGGTCATGGACGCGCAGGCGGCCATCCAGGTGAGCTACAAGGGCCTGCTGCCCGACCTGTTCCGCGAGGGACAAGGCGTCGTGGCCGAGGGCGTGCTCGTCGGCCCAGGCGCCTTCCGGGCCGATTCCGTGCTCGCCAAGCACGACGAGAACTACATGCCCCGCGAGGTGGCCGATACCCTGAAGAAGCAGGGGCACTGGATGGGCGAGGCCAATGCCGCGCCCAAGACGCAGTAA
- the ccmI gene encoding c-type cytochrome biogenesis protein CcmI encodes MVIWIILLAMTAAAVMAVLWPLSRHYAVTRQADPDTQFYREQIAEIERDQARGVLMPSEADAAKAEAGRRLLRATGLHGQDQAAVGEPALRRRRAASTLALSIIPILALATYEIYGSPQAPAQVPTAATAQPAGNVDLMQAVAQIETHLANNPQDGRGWEVIAPVYLRMGRMDDAVKAYEAAVRSLPPDADRFANYGEVLVMSKDGLVSADAQAAFEQAVKLDAASPKARFYLARAAAQDGQTAKAKAAYAELLASSPADAPWVEAVRQELASLDAPAGQAADNRIGPEAIAGMVAGLASRLEAQGGSAEEWARLMRSYTVLGQRDKALAAARRAREALAQDNAGLKTIDTMAQELKLTDAQP; translated from the coding sequence ATGGTGATCTGGATCATTCTCCTGGCGATGACGGCGGCGGCCGTGATGGCGGTGCTTTGGCCGCTGTCGCGTCATTACGCCGTCACGCGGCAGGCGGATCCGGACACGCAGTTCTACCGCGAGCAGATCGCCGAGATCGAGCGGGATCAGGCGCGCGGCGTGCTGATGCCGAGCGAGGCCGACGCCGCCAAGGCCGAGGCCGGACGGCGCCTCCTGCGGGCGACCGGCCTGCACGGCCAGGATCAGGCGGCGGTCGGCGAGCCGGCCCTGCGCCGCCGTCGGGCGGCCTCGACCCTGGCCCTGTCGATCATCCCGATCCTGGCGCTCGCCACCTATGAAATCTACGGGTCGCCCCAGGCGCCCGCCCAGGTACCGACGGCTGCAACGGCCCAGCCGGCCGGCAACGTCGATCTCATGCAGGCGGTGGCCCAGATCGAGACCCATCTGGCGAACAACCCCCAGGACGGCCGCGGCTGGGAGGTCATCGCGCCGGTCTACCTCCGCATGGGCCGCATGGACGATGCCGTGAAGGCCTACGAGGCGGCGGTCCGCTCCCTGCCGCCGGATGCCGACCGGTTCGCCAATTACGGCGAGGTCCTGGTCATGTCCAAGGACGGGCTCGTGTCGGCCGATGCCCAGGCGGCCTTCGAACAGGCCGTCAAGCTCGATGCGGCTTCGCCCAAGGCCCGCTTCTACCTGGCCCGCGCGGCGGCGCAGGACGGGCAGACCGCGAAGGCCAAGGCCGCCTATGCGGAACTGCTCGCATCCTCGCCCGCGGACGCGCCCTGGGTCGAGGCCGTGAGGCAGGAACTGGCATCCCTCGACGCGCCGGCCGGCCAGGCGGCGGACAACCGGATCGGCCCGGAGGCGATCGCCGGCATGGTGGCGGGCCTCGCGAGCCGCCTGGAGGCGCAAGGCGGCTCGGCCGAGGAATGGGCGCGACTGATGCGCTCCTATACGGTCCTGGGCCAGCGTGATAAAGCCCTGGCGGCCGCACGACGGGCCCGGGAGGCGCTGGCGCAGGACAACGCCGGCTTGAAGACCATCGACACGATGGCCCAGGAACTGAAACTGACCGACGCTCAGCCATGA
- a CDS encoding sensor histidine kinase, whose product MTGLSPLVKRFAGRPIAVRLAVSSVFWSFVILLIAGLILSTLYRDNTERAFDQRLLVYANTLASNLVGPGDPDRDLGPIGDPRFELPLSGWYWQVARPNAAAGEIRSSKSLFGGQLPSLATGDNRFGQIRRGYGRAPDERNLRIIERDIDLGEDGRYIIRVAGPADEIDVAVRDFIFALTVTFALLGIGLGFTTLLQIRFGLRPLANLRSALGAIRRGEAERIVGEYPRDISPLAGELNLLLDTNREILERARTQVGNLAHALKTPLSIIMNEAENAPDDVAARVREQATTMRDQVNYYLDRARAAALAGTLGTLTEAEPVIAGLARTFAKIYRDKDLEVALAVPPDLRFRGERQDLEEMAGNLIDNAAKWAAGKVEVSVEIVREDDRPRFRLLIDDDGPGLPEAARAEVLKRGRRLDETKPGSGLGLSIVSDLAALYRGSLRLDASPMGGLRAILELPGDRSAP is encoded by the coding sequence GTGACCGGCCTGTCGCCGCTCGTCAAACGGTTTGCGGGCCGGCCCATCGCGGTCCGTCTCGCGGTCTCGTCCGTCTTCTGGAGCTTCGTGATCCTGCTGATCGCCGGGCTCATCCTGTCGACGCTCTACCGCGACAACACGGAACGCGCCTTCGACCAGCGGCTCCTCGTCTACGCCAACACGCTCGCGTCCAACCTCGTCGGGCCGGGCGATCCGGACCGGGATCTCGGCCCCATTGGCGATCCCCGGTTCGAGCTGCCCCTGTCGGGCTGGTACTGGCAGGTGGCGCGGCCCAATGCGGCGGCGGGCGAGATCCGCTCGTCGAAATCCCTGTTCGGCGGGCAATTGCCGAGCCTCGCCACCGGGGACAACCGCTTCGGCCAGATCCGCCGCGGCTACGGCCGGGCGCCGGACGAGCGCAACCTGCGCATCATCGAGCGCGACATCGATCTCGGCGAGGACGGACGCTACATCATCCGGGTCGCCGGCCCGGCCGACGAGATCGACGTGGCCGTGCGGGACTTCATCTTCGCCCTGACCGTCACCTTCGCGCTCCTCGGCATCGGCCTCGGCTTCACCACGCTCCTGCAGATCCGCTTCGGCCTGCGGCCGCTCGCCAATCTGCGCAGCGCTCTCGGGGCGATCCGGCGCGGGGAGGCGGAGCGGATCGTCGGCGAATACCCGCGCGACATCTCTCCGCTGGCAGGCGAGCTGAACCTTCTGCTCGACACCAACCGGGAGATCCTGGAGCGCGCCCGCACGCAGGTCGGCAATCTGGCCCACGCGCTCAAGACGCCGCTCAGCATCATCATGAACGAGGCCGAGAACGCACCCGACGACGTGGCCGCCCGGGTCCGCGAGCAGGCCACGACCATGCGCGACCAGGTCAATTACTATCTCGACCGGGCACGCGCGGCGGCGCTCGCGGGAACCCTCGGCACGCTCACCGAGGCCGAGCCCGTCATCGCGGGCCTCGCGCGCACCTTCGCGAAAATCTACCGCGACAAGGACCTGGAGGTGGCGCTGGCGGTCCCGCCGGACCTGCGCTTCCGCGGCGAGAGGCAGGACCTGGAGGAGATGGCCGGCAATCTCATCGACAACGCGGCCAAATGGGCCGCCGGCAAGGTCGAGGTGTCGGTCGAGATCGTGCGCGAGGACGACCGGCCCCGCTTCCGCCTGCTCATCGACGACGACGGCCCGGGCCTGCCGGAGGCCGCCCGCGCGGAGGTCCTCAAGCGCGGCCGCCGTCTCGACGAGACCAAGCCCGGATCGGGCCTCGGGCTCTCGATCGTCAGCGATCTGGCGGCGCTCTACCGCGGCTCGCTCCGACTCGACGCGTCGCCCATGGGGGGCCTGCGCGCCATCCTCGAACTGCCAGGGGATAGGAGCGCGCCTTAA
- a CDS encoding response regulator transcription factor translates to MRLLVVEDDRTLNQQIVTALEQAGYAVDAAMDGEEGQFLGETEPYDAIILDLGLPKVDGVSVLTAWRREGHKTPVIILTARDRWSDKVQGFDAGADDYVTKPFHMEELLARVRALLRRSAGHATSEIACGPVKLDTRSGRVAVDGNPVKLTSHEYRLLSYLMHHTGRIVSRGELTEHLYDQDFDRDSNTIEVFIGRLRKKLGVDIIQTVRGLGYLLDASQTKT, encoded by the coding sequence GTGCGCCTACTCGTTGTCGAGGATGACAGAACCCTCAATCAGCAGATCGTGACCGCCCTTGAGCAGGCGGGCTACGCGGTGGATGCCGCCATGGACGGCGAGGAAGGGCAGTTCCTCGGCGAAACCGAGCCCTACGACGCCATCATCCTCGATCTCGGCCTGCCGAAGGTGGACGGGGTGTCGGTCCTGACCGCCTGGCGCCGCGAGGGGCACAAGACCCCGGTGATCATCCTGACCGCACGCGACCGCTGGAGCGACAAGGTCCAGGGCTTCGACGCCGGCGCCGACGACTACGTGACCAAGCCTTTCCACATGGAGGAGCTTCTCGCCCGCGTCCGCGCGCTGCTGCGCCGCTCCGCCGGCCACGCCACGAGCGAGATCGCCTGCGGGCCCGTGAAGCTCGACACCCGCTCGGGCCGGGTCGCCGTCGACGGCAACCCGGTGAAGCTCACCTCGCACGAGTACCGGCTCCTGTCCTACCTCATGCACCATACCGGCCGCATCGTTTCGCGCGGCGAGCTGACCGAGCATCTCTACGATCAGGATTTCGACCGGGATTCGAACACGATCGAGGTCTTCATCGGCCGCCTGCGCAAGAAGCTCGGGGTCGACATCATCCAGACGGTGCGGGGACTGGGCTATCTCCTCGACGCGAGCCAGACCAAGACGTGA
- a CDS encoding PepSY domain-containing protein — MRLVWVLIALWGMGGAASAQSAAAALKNCLPPREMQEAVAAKGVVAPASAVMTARRQIPGADVVRASLCRNSDDLVYVISVLQKDGRIVQVTIDGPSGRVKSVH, encoded by the coding sequence ATGCGTCTGGTCTGGGTGTTGATAGCGTTGTGGGGCATGGGGGGGGCGGCGTCGGCGCAGAGCGCGGCCGCGGCCCTCAAGAACTGCCTGCCTCCCCGCGAGATGCAGGAGGCGGTGGCGGCCAAGGGCGTCGTCGCTCCGGCATCCGCCGTGATGACGGCACGGCGCCAGATCCCGGGCGCCGACGTGGTCCGGGCCAGCCTCTGCCGCAACAGCGACGACCTTGTCTATGTGATCTCGGTCCTGCAAAAGGACGGTCGCATCGTCCAGGTGACGATCGACGGACCCTCCGGTCGCGTGAAGTCGGTCCATTAA
- a CDS encoding glycoside hydrolase family 108 protein has translation MTGSSSRFETAVEQTLRHEGGFVQHPRDPGGATKFGITRETLARARGRPASAADVRRLTRREAVAIYRRLFWNAVRADELPPGLDLAVFDLAVNSGPARAAGMLQEILGVPADGIVGPVTLEAARAADIPETIRRLTKARLGLLGRLAAWPVFGIGWRRRVLAVEREALRLSSLPPSSSRNV, from the coding sequence ATGACTGGTTCTTCGTCACGCTTCGAGACCGCCGTCGAACAGACGCTCCGGCACGAAGGCGGCTTCGTGCAGCATCCCCGCGATCCGGGCGGCGCGACCAAGTTCGGCATCACCCGCGAGACCCTCGCCCGGGCGCGCGGCCGTCCGGCCTCCGCGGCCGACGTGCGGCGCCTCACCCGCCGCGAGGCGGTCGCCATCTACCGGCGGCTGTTCTGGAACGCCGTGCGGGCCGACGAGCTGCCGCCCGGGCTCGATCTCGCGGTGTTCGACCTCGCGGTCAATTCCGGCCCCGCGCGGGCCGCCGGCATGCTGCAGGAGATCCTCGGCGTCCCGGCCGACGGCATCGTCGGACCGGTCACGCTCGAGGCGGCCCGCGCGGCCGACATCCCGGAGACGATCCGCCGCCTCACGAAGGCGCGCCTCGGCTTGCTCGGACGCCTCGCCGCCTGGCCGGTCTTCGGCATCGGCTGGCGCCGGCGCGTCCTAGCCGTCGAGCGGGAGGCCCTCCGGCTCTCATCCCTTCCACCCTCGTCCTCAAGGAACGTCTGA
- a CDS encoding DUF2793 domain-containing protein — protein sequence MSSTPHLSLPLLAAAQAQKHVTHNEALASLDALVQLAVKERGRTAPPASPEDGDRFLVGAGATGAFAGHEGAVALFDLASWRFLTPRPGWRAYVEAEDLLVLFDGAAWTPVGAVPDALDNLDRLGIGTAADGTNRLSAKLNAALFSALSAEEGGTGDLRVVLDKSTEAGVLSQLYQRGYSGRAETGLIGSDDFCIRVSADGTLWRDALLVDRRTGVASFPCGLANVPGANLLINAAFRVNQRRFAGGALAAGVYGFDRWKAGPGGCTLGVAADGTVSLSGALDQVVDFAQAAETGAASFAGATLTLSVEDPSDPLPVAVGTKTATIPAGPGRRWASVTLDGSETWPVTVRLQPSAPCSFRRVKLELGAQATPWAGVPADIEELRCRRYYQRLAASGGTPAILGALGQRVGNNVIDCPCTLPVPMRADPVLTTSGPGWFNGAPSGNQIGFYNNSGASWTLITGALTVTTLAAAGAAGLVLRLQAGTAFSGSVGAVGNLYLGNLAFFALQAEL from the coding sequence ATGTCCTCCACGCCTCATCTCTCCCTGCCGCTGCTCGCTGCCGCGCAGGCGCAAAAGCACGTCACCCACAACGAGGCGCTCGCATCGCTTGACGCGCTCGTGCAGCTCGCCGTCAAGGAACGCGGCCGCACCGCGCCGCCGGCCTCGCCCGAGGACGGCGACCGCTTCCTCGTCGGCGCGGGCGCCACGGGCGCCTTCGCGGGCCATGAGGGCGCCGTCGCGCTGTTCGACCTCGCGAGCTGGCGCTTCCTCACGCCGCGCCCCGGATGGCGCGCCTATGTGGAGGCCGAGGATCTGCTCGTCCTGTTCGACGGCGCCGCCTGGACTCCCGTCGGGGCGGTTCCGGACGCGCTCGACAATCTGGATCGGCTCGGGATCGGCACGGCGGCCGACGGGACCAACCGCCTGTCGGCGAAGCTCAACGCGGCGTTGTTCTCGGCGCTGTCCGCCGAGGAGGGCGGCACGGGCGATCTGCGCGTCGTGCTCGACAAGAGCACGGAGGCCGGGGTGCTGTCGCAGCTCTACCAGCGCGGATACAGCGGGCGCGCGGAGACCGGCCTGATCGGCAGCGACGATTTCTGCATCCGCGTGTCCGCCGACGGAACCCTGTGGCGCGACGCGCTGCTCGTGGACCGCCGGACCGGCGTCGCGTCGTTTCCCTGCGGCCTCGCGAACGTGCCGGGTGCGAACCTCCTGATCAACGCGGCCTTCCGGGTGAACCAGCGCCGGTTCGCCGGCGGGGCGCTCGCCGCCGGCGTCTACGGCTTCGACCGCTGGAAGGCCGGACCGGGCGGCTGCACCCTCGGCGTCGCGGCGGACGGCACGGTATCGCTGTCCGGGGCGCTCGATCAGGTGGTCGACTTCGCTCAGGCGGCCGAGACCGGCGCGGCGAGCTTCGCCGGCGCGACCCTGACGCTCTCGGTCGAGGATCCGTCGGATCCTCTGCCGGTCGCCGTCGGGACGAAGACCGCCACGATCCCGGCCGGTCCCGGACGGCGCTGGGCGAGCGTCACGCTCGACGGGTCCGAGACCTGGCCCGTCACGGTGCGGCTCCAGCCGTCGGCCCCATGCTCCTTCAGGCGGGTCAAGCTGGAGCTCGGCGCGCAGGCGACGCCCTGGGCGGGCGTGCCGGCCGACATCGAGGAGCTGCGCTGCCGCCGCTACTACCAGCGCCTTGCCGCCAGCGGCGGAACGCCTGCCATCCTCGGCGCCCTCGGGCAGCGCGTCGGCAACAACGTCATCGATTGTCCCTGCACCCTGCCGGTGCCGATGCGGGCCGACCCGGTGCTGACGACCAGCGGGCCCGGCTGGTTCAACGGAGCCCCGTCGGGCAACCAGATCGGCTTCTACAACAATTCTGGCGCGTCCTGGACGCTGATCACCGGAGCGCTGACCGTCACGACGCTGGCGGCGGCCGGTGCGGCCGGCCTCGTCCTTCGGCTGCAGGCCGGCACCGCGTTCAGCGGATCGGTTGGCGCGGTCGGTAACCTCTATCTGGGTAACCTGGCCTTCTTCGCCCTGCAGGCGGAACTGTGA